Part of the Chelmon rostratus isolate fCheRos1 chromosome 13, fCheRos1.pri, whole genome shotgun sequence genome is shown below.
ctggcCATGTACATAAGCAACTGTTAGTgcaccatatcaacttaaatGGTGATGGTATGTTAATGTTGTGTCCGCAGCTTGTTTCTACTGCGTCGTAACAGGTTTAAGATGATGGTTATGCTAGCCTAacctttactgtgtgtgttcatttgtacAGGATTTGTCCTGGCCTGGCCTTCAGGCTGGTCCATTGTTCCAGCGTCCCCGGGCTAATATACTGGTGGTGGTGAGAGGGGTCGATAGCCTGGCCCTGCCTCAGAGTGTGGCCTCCTATCCCTTGGAGAATGTGAGTCGGACTAGACTGTGGCATTATGGTGATGTGAAGTGTGCCGTGTAATTTGGCTTAGTTAGTCAGTGGGAATTCTTCTTCCTTGCAGCCGGTGCCATTTACCTTGGATAGTGTTGCAGAGACGGTCCACTCTCTTTTTGCTGAGGACACCCCTGTAGTTCTGCAGCTGGCCCCGAGTGAGGAGGtaaggaaaataaacaaactgaacagGGCACACTTAcatctgtgacatcactctTAGGAGGCTCATCTGTTATTTTCTTGTCCGTCTGTCGTCTCTCTCAGAGGTTGTATATGCTGGGAAAGGCCAATGCTGTGTTTGAGGACCTACCAGTCACCTTGCAGCAGATCCGTGCTCGTCTGTCCCAGGATGGCTCTGTGCTGGCTTCCCTGCCACTCAGCTCCCTCAGCAGAAATGCAGAGGTCACTTTCACATGCCAGCATTGTACCCACACACAACAGGCCGTACTGGCTTTTTACAGTATATCACAAATTTAGAGAGCAAAGTGATGGGTTTCCTGTAGCACCGTTACTCGGTGTACTAATATGGTGTTTTAAAGCATATTCTAATGCAGTTAGATTACATTATTCAccatgtgttgttttgattCACACTTTACCTTAAGctacacatattcaccatgaACTACTTATTAGCATGAATTTTAGTAGCATAGTGGTCACAATCAGTTATTGTGAAGCatttattaatgccttattctgggggaTAGGTTATTAAGATCAcaattcatgtacaacaactgTCCACCCTACTATCAATAAACTAATAGAGGTTTTTGAGGGTAAACTCTGCATTAATGGCCcagtagttgtagaatatggtcgTGCATACAAATGTGCATGTTAATAAGAAACTAGTTAATgatgaatatgtgtaccttagTATAAAGTGTTGCTGTGGTTAGTAtacttaaaaaatatatatcatcCTAGGATTCTGGGGTGATCTGCAACTAAAGGGAAGTTTTATCAAGTGGCCCACTGGGGGTCAGTCTTTTCCTTTCTTACCTCttcactgtttttgctttccaGGCTGATTTGCTCTTCCTGTCTGAGGTCCAAGTGCTGCACGATATCACAGCTCTGGTAAGTTGTCTGGGTTTGCTGAATCTCTCTCCTGGAAATGATTGCAGTCTTTGCATTGTGGCACATGTGTCTTGTGCTTGTAATGTCTTGtagctgcagagacacagacatttGGCGAAGGACCACTCTCCTGACCTGTACTCCTTGGAGTTGTCTGGCCTGGAGGAGCTCAGCAGGCTCTATGGACAAGACTCTCCACAGTACCGTGATGCCGTTGCTATTCTTGCCTCTGTTCTGCAGAAAGTAAGGACAAGGTCTTAATAggcctttttttatttagtcgCCTCAGTTTTTAATCGAACCTTGTCATATAATAATACTCTGTTCCTTTTTCTTTGTAGTTTGGAGAGGATGTGTATGGTCTCTATGGCAACAGTGCTGTGGTGGAGGTTGTTACAGTTAAGACCTTTGAGGCTCCGTTGACCAGGAAGTCCCGTTCCATCCTGGAATCCAAACAGATTGTAAGTCTGAAGCAGACCTATTTCTTAACTGTTTGCCAAACTTAAATATAATGGTTATTCAAGTGTGGCATTAATTCTAATTTGTAAGGCATTACAAGTGAGTTAGCTAAATATTAGAAACTCCTGTCAGTGTAGTGCACTACatttcaacagcaacacaaattaCAGCCTGCAAAATGAAGCTGAATCAACCCCTCCCTATAACTGtttcaacaaacactgaacataaTAACCGTCATTAAGACGAGGTTTATTAcagggctgttgtattagactgcattagtttaaGTCAGGTGTGCCTAATACATTCTCAACTGAGTGAGTGTTTGAAACCTGAATATCCACAGCCATGTGTGTGCTTGCTCGCTTTCTCTCTTGCATCCGTATGCAAGCCCCACGAGGGTTGGCCCCCCATTTTGTGTATGGCACTTCAATAAAAGTTATTGTTTCAGATCAGAATACCATCATATTGCATATTACCCTAATATGATGCATGGACAGAAGCTTTGGTGGCATACGTTGAAATGTGATGACCGGAGGGTTATGTAGTCTGTAGGCAGCACGGATGGATTCATTTGGATGCAGCTTTTATCATCGGTATAGGGCGAGCCACACAGCTTGAAGTTCAAATAGAGTCGGCAGTCCTGCAGCGGTCAGCGGTGGCTGTTTAGATGTGCTTACCGAGTAATAGCAGCATGTGTAGGTGTGAGCTGAAGGCAGGAAACTCTGTCTCTGTTGCACATACATGCTGTAGTTACACCATAACCTTAAAAATTTAACTACGTGTTGGGTGTGTTGAAAATGCCACACAGAGACCAGAGGAACTGTGATCGTCTGGCTTGGCCTGCTTGTGTTACTGTCATGGCTTGATCGTTATGTTGGTTGTTAGGATTGGACAAGGATAAATAAAGCTCTGTAAATTGCAATAAAATGCCTGACAATATATTATTAAATGGATCACCCGGATTTCTGTTCACTTACTAAGTCCCTAGCATGGACACTTGATGTAACTGAGTCAGTGTTAACAAAAATTCACCtcacttgtgcttttcctgctgtgacaggtCAAATAGTCTTTTACACAGCTGTGGTCTCCTATTCAGTAATTAGACACATTGAAATAAATGTTCCCTGGATGTATCTCCAGTTGTGTGATATGTGCCCTATGTATCACACAGTAACTGAATGTAAAGACAATTACTGTTGAAAAGACATGTAAGTAATACAGAGTATGTGTGTAGTGTCGTGGTTGTGCTATTCTGAAGCTggactaaaaataaaaaccgTTGGTATTTACGGCAACCCCTTGCATGAAGTATAAACCCAGTTCCAGTCCATGCCTCTTGGTTTTTATGACTTGGGTCTGGAACCAAAGAATGCTTTGATCATTCACGCTCAGTAAAAATGGGTTGGGGGAATGGGGTTAGAGGGTGTGAGGGGGTCCATGTGCAGACTGTCCTAATGGTCATGTTCATGCATCTTATCAGATGTTGCCCTTCTTCTATGACACATCCTGTTGAGTACTTCATGCATGTACAGTGATGGAGGGGAAAAGGCCTGAGGTCTGGCACCATGTATGAATGGCTACTTTTTCATGCATTCCTTTACTGAAATCTCAAAGAATCAGGGTTTGCCCCTGTATGTTTCCAGTGGTTTTagaagaaatacacacaaaatgattaatgagAGAACAAGCAACAGaacacagttaaaaacagttaCATACAAGAGTAATCTGTTCATCAATAGGTGCAGCTGTGttcagtttgaatgtgtgttgtaaaatgtgtgtgcagcacaagaACTAAGGCAGCAGTTTTCccaaattcagtgtttgcataCGGGACTAGTCAAACCAAATAAAGATTATGGTACTAGATTAATAAAGAAGAATAAATAATTTATGATGGCATGTTGTCCTTAAGGACTTTATAGATACAGAGAAACCAATGCCTGTTATGTCTTGCTGTTAGAGATGCCCACCCAACTTTTCACAAGATGCAATGATGAGTAGAATAGCTGTCGCCAGGTGATAAACTGAGTCGGGGCAGAAGCGTGTCTATAGATAACATCGCCATAATCCAAGACAGATGAGAAGACAGCCTCAATTATCAGCTTCCGACTTATCGGAGGAAAAtcagctctgtttctgtacAAATATCCAATTTTTGTTGAAGCCTGCTGACAAGTGTGTCACTGTGAAATCTGAACGCATATTTTTGATCCAGCCAGGTACGAAGATATTTGTTAGACCCTCTTAATACTATATCCAAGCAGAGCGGCACTTAAGTTTGATGAATTTGAGTGTTGGTTTATTCTTAATTATTCTCATGGCCTTTTTGAACTAATGCATCTACCTTTCTggatttaatttcctttttgcaGAGTAACCCTGGCAGCCCTTATAACCTGGCCTACAAGTACAACTTCCACTATGCTGTGGTCTTCAACATTGTGCTGTGGCTGATGATCGCCCTGGCCCTCGCTGTCATCGCCATCGCTTACAACCTGTGGAACATGGACCCAGGATATGACAGCATCATCTACAGGATGACCAATCAGAAGATCAGGATGGACTAAATCCTGACCACCAGCACACCTGCTGTCCGCTTAGACCCCTCtagtgaatgtttgtgtttcgTGTGAGGTCTCGTTTAGTGAAAAAACTGTGACAGCTTGATGGGAAGAGGAATCACCTCTTTGTTTACAACACAGAAACGATAATGGAAAAAGGTATCAGCATTACAGTAGTGGTTCTACGCAATGCAGTTTAATATCATCCTCCACTGGTGTATACACTGAACAAATTCAGACTTCCTCCCTTCAACCTCACATAATTCCTTATGACTTTAACTCCTCACTaactgtttcatttgttttcacgGTGattgcaattttattttttattgtaaaaaaaaaaactattgtaATGTTATGAAAGAATGCGATTTGTCTGGTTTCTGTGTGAAGTTGTGCTTGTCTTgctgtgtgaagctgttttaagttaaatgaaatgtatgtgtatatattgaGTATACAAATGCAACTGTATGAGAAACTGCTGTACTCTTATTGTGAAAAGTTTTGCGCAGTGTTTATTCCAGGTAGGTTTCGCCCTGCTTCTATTCCAAATGGTAAATGCATATTGGATTAAATAAATACTTGATTATAATGTTGGTTGTTAGGCTTGAACAAAGATAAATGAAGCTGTGTAAATTGCAATGAAATGCTTGACAATAAATTATTAAATGGATCACCCTGGTTTGCGTTTGCTTAATAAGACCCTAGTATAGACAGTATCTCCACAGGCTGCTCCCTTGTACAGAAATAGTAGTGgcatttcattttgcagcatGTACTCAGTTTTGGGAAAGTCTCATTTGGAGTTTCAGAGTAAAGCCGAATGAATTCCGCCTCACCTTGAAAGttgaaaaagtgacaaatgGCTGCAGGGGATTCAGGGCTTATGCTTTATTCAAGGGATCCCACAGTTTCTCATTATTTCCAAGGAAGACACTGATAAGGAACTTATTTCTTAGAACTTCCTGGAAAGGACAATGTAATTTGGTAAAAATTCCCACAAAATGGAGACTGTTGATTTATACACTTCCAACTAATTGTCTTAATTAATTATAATGGAATCCAGTTAATATAATCTGAATTtgaaattttaatgttttcggAAAACGTGGACCAGAAGTCCTTCAAAGGTTCATAATAGCACAACTACCATCATTCATCTTGCTGATGAAGATGTGATACGATCGAAAGCTCCAAAGCTATATTCTTCATGCAACCTTTGAAATTTGTCTCCAGGCAAGTTGTCAGTTCAACATATATGCAGAATAGAGTTTAAATTTCTAAATATATAATGAATGGATATTTACATGTGTTTAAATGGAACAAATCTCTCATGGACGTTTCTCTGGAATGCAACATCTGCTCATAAAAACTTGCAGAGCAGTGAAAGGTGCCTTTTACTACTAAGCAGAGATGCTACCCCTGTATTGAAGTCATCTATAAAGCTTCAGTCTGTAAAGTATTTTATTCATAAGCTGTTATGAGCTCCTTTCATAAAATTCATGTAAGAGAAACTCACCGTTGATATATACATGTATAAGGGTGATGATATCTTATTCTACTTCTCTCTGGCTAAAATCAGAATCAAATGTGATGTAAATCTatctaaaaataataatatataaaactTAAATACAAATAAGTTCAAttatagaataaataaaaaagaagaatctGTTCTCCTGTATGTTATTTATATATGCTACATATATACCGTTGTGCAAGCAGAgtagcaggaaaacaaaaggcaggACCCACATACAGACACCAGAGGCAGAGGTGAAGCAGTTCAGTGAATATTTCTGCACACAAAAATCAAATGCACAAAAGGCTTACAGGACGGTGAGGCAGGCAAAACAAAATCCATCATGGAGCAGACAGGaatcaaaagtccaaaaaaacAGCCAAGGTCCCAGAGAACAAGACAAAGGTATAAAAATACTCGGAGAACAAAACACCAGGAAAAGGCTGCAACGCCTGACGCAAGGTAAAAAGACAACGTGGTacagagaggggggaaacacacagacagaaacaaccaGGGGGGGAGAGCTGAAGTGACTTTTACCTTGTGTTAattgttcctgttcctgtgaaTTTGATACCTGACACAGCTGCTCAAATGAAAGAAAGTTGTCCACAAAATAAAGATCTTAAATCATCTGGATGGCTTTTTCTGACCATACCATACCTGGTTAAAGTACCTTACTGATAGTGTTACAGAAGAGTTGTTGTCAGCTCTTTCAGCATCCTGATATCTGAGGACTAGAAATATAGCTTTACTGGTAATGatttttgttcagtgtttaGCCAGGCAGGTGTCAAACTAATCGGACTTGAAATACTATCttcaaattcattaaaaaaacaaatcttatCAGCATACAACACTATACCATGTTCTTTCTCCAGAGTTTTACGCCAgatgtctgcctgtgtgtcctcACTGCTGTTGTGAGAGGTTCAattgcaaagacaaacagccaTGGAGACATCATCAGTTGATCAGTTGCTGCATTGTAGTTTTGCATTACCGTTCTCAAAAAATGCACTGGGTACTCTTCTGATATTGTGAAAACCTTGTCCTTTTAATATAAAACTGTTCTGATCATTACTGACCAGTTGGGAAAGATATTGCTGCAGTTTCTAGGAGAGAGCTTTGCTCAGAATCACATCCCATTAAGCTAAAATTAAACAGGCCTAAAAGACGAACAGTTAGTGGGTGATTTACCTGGTTTTAATAATGCAGCTCTCTTAGCTAGTCTTCACAATGGTGCAAGTGTTATATGATTCATTATACATGTCTAATAGAGGTTGCATGAGTTTCTCTTTGAACCTTTTATAAAACTCCATGTatctctcctgctttctctgtgttcaCATGCTTGGAGCTGCACAACAGTCCTTACTGTTAATGCACTATCCTGGGcctcttttccattttttagaCAGGGTCTGAAGTTGCAGTTATTGAGAAATAATTCTTGTTGCTGTCAAACTTCTGTACATTCTGACTTATATGGTAATTAAGAGAAATCTCTGAAGGTATCATTGATTTCAATTGGTTGTATAGTTAAATTGCCTGATGTTGTCATTATACATAATGTTATATatgttgatttttcttttggctttcattttctttaccAGCCAGGTCAATCATTTTCCTGGATTTGCTCCCTGAttgtaatttgtttgtttgttccatAGGAACCATTCTGTCAGTTGTCTGTATTAAATTTAGAGCTTGTCACTATTAAGTTGCAGAATCGctgttttgtaatgtttgtattttgtttctgcattgtcattgtattatctaaatatttgtctttttacatAAGCTTTAAATGCTTCCTATCTTACACTGGCATTTGTTTCCACCTGTATTTAGTTGGAAATAATACAAGTTTCTATCC
Proteins encoded:
- the atp6ap2 gene encoding renin receptor, encoding MSLTNWRRMEAVFSAAFVLCFSITTGVHGDSLTVLQAPECVSFQKGDWPVSGEKIPDLVALTMGFSVQEDLSWPGLQAGPLFQRPRANILVVVRGVDSLALPQSVASYPLENPVPFTLDSVAETVHSLFAEDTPVVLQLAPSEERLYMLGKANAVFEDLPVTLQQIRARLSQDGSVLASLPLSSLSRNAEADLLFLSEVQVLHDITALLQRHRHLAKDHSPDLYSLELSGLEELSRLYGQDSPQYRDAVAILASVLQKFGEDVYGLYGNSAVVEVVTVKTFEAPLTRKSRSILESKQISNPGSPYNLAYKYNFHYAVVFNIVLWLMIALALAVIAIAYNLWNMDPGYDSIIYRMTNQKIRMD